Proteins from a genomic interval of Piscinibacter sp. HJYY11:
- a CDS encoding glutathione S-transferase family protein, which yields MALHLYIGNKNYSSWSMRPWVLMKEAGIPFDETVMRLDYTVPDSHFKKEIVKLNPAGRVPVLVDGDLVIWDSLAIAEYLAEKFPEKALWPTDAKTRARARSVVAEMHSGFSALRTHFGMNIEAQLQHVGPRVLAEQPQVRADLDRIVQMWGELLATYQGPLLFGSFSIADAFYAPVVKRIVTYGLPVPPAITAYIERVQSLKSVAAWTKDALAEHDFLAGNEDYRTSR from the coding sequence ATGGCATTGCACCTCTACATCGGCAACAAGAACTACTCCTCGTGGTCGATGCGCCCCTGGGTGTTGATGAAGGAGGCCGGCATCCCCTTCGACGAGACGGTGATGCGCCTCGACTACACGGTGCCCGACTCGCACTTCAAGAAAGAGATCGTCAAGCTCAACCCGGCCGGGCGCGTGCCGGTGCTGGTGGATGGCGACCTCGTGATCTGGGATTCACTCGCCATCGCCGAGTACCTGGCCGAGAAATTCCCCGAGAAGGCGCTGTGGCCCACCGATGCCAAGACGCGCGCCCGCGCGCGCAGCGTGGTGGCCGAGATGCACTCGGGCTTCAGCGCGCTGCGCACGCACTTCGGCATGAACATCGAGGCCCAGTTGCAGCACGTGGGCCCACGCGTGCTGGCCGAACAGCCGCAGGTGAGGGCCGACCTCGACCGCATCGTGCAGATGTGGGGCGAGCTGCTTGCCACCTACCAGGGCCCGCTGCTCTTCGGCAGCTTCAGCATCGCCGATGCGTTCTACGCGCCGGTGGTCAAGCGCATCGTCACCTACGGCCTGCCGGTGCCGCCGGCCATCACGGCCTACATCGAGCGCGTGCAGTCGCTCAAGAGCGTCGCCGCGTGGACCAAAGACGCGCTGGCCGAGCACGACTTCCTGGCGGGCAACGAGGACTATCGAACCTCGCGCTGA
- a CDS encoding complex I NDUFA9 subunit family protein translates to MKPVLVLGGSGFVGRTLCEHLVADGDGAARVTVPSRRPARAKPLWMLPGVEVLPARSFDEPELVRLLRGKYAVVNLIAILHGSESAFREVHVELPRRLARACAIAGVKRVVHVSSLGAAPDAPSRYQRSKAEGEAVLRGAKLDLTVLRPSVIFGEQDRFLNLFAQLQALFPVMPLACADARFQPVWVGDVAEAIVQVLRSPQTIGTTYELAGPRPYTLRELVQRAGAWSGHPRRIVPLPPALGRLQARLLELLPGEPLMSRDNLDSMAVPNVPNGQAPGLAALGIRPTALEAVMPQVLSRYGEATRLDGWRREARRG, encoded by the coding sequence GTGAAGCCGGTGCTCGTGCTGGGCGGCAGCGGCTTCGTCGGCCGCACCTTGTGCGAGCACCTGGTGGCCGACGGCGACGGCGCCGCGCGCGTCACCGTGCCGAGCCGCCGGCCTGCGCGGGCCAAGCCCTTGTGGATGTTGCCCGGCGTCGAGGTGCTGCCGGCCCGGTCTTTCGACGAACCCGAGCTCGTGCGGCTGCTGCGCGGCAAGTACGCGGTCGTCAACCTGATCGCCATCCTGCATGGCAGCGAAAGCGCCTTCCGCGAGGTGCACGTGGAGCTGCCGCGCCGGCTCGCGCGGGCCTGCGCGATTGCCGGCGTGAAGCGTGTCGTGCACGTGAGCTCGCTGGGCGCGGCGCCCGATGCGCCCTCGCGCTACCAGCGCAGCAAGGCCGAAGGCGAGGCCGTGCTGCGCGGGGCGAAGCTCGACCTCACGGTGCTGCGCCCGTCGGTCATCTTCGGCGAGCAGGACCGCTTCCTCAACCTCTTCGCGCAGCTGCAGGCGCTCTTCCCGGTGATGCCGCTCGCCTGCGCCGACGCGCGCTTCCAGCCGGTGTGGGTGGGCGACGTGGCCGAGGCCATCGTGCAAGTGCTGCGCTCGCCGCAGACCATCGGCACCACCTATGAACTCGCCGGGCCCCGGCCGTACACCCTGCGCGAACTCGTGCAGCGGGCCGGGGCATGGTCGGGCCACCCGCGGCGCATCGTGCCGCTGCCCCCCGCGCTCGGCCGGCTGCAGGCCCGCCTGCTGGAGCTGCTGCCCGGCGAGCCGCTGATGTCGCGCGACAACCTCGACTCGATGGCCGTGCCCAACGTGCCGAATGGCCAGGCGCCAGGGCTGGCCGCGCTCGGCATCCGCCCCACGGCGCTCGAAGCGGTGATGCCGCAGGTGCTGTCGCGGTACGGCGAAGCCACGCGACTCGACGGCTGGCGGCGTGAAGCCCGGCGCGGCTGA
- a CDS encoding lytic transglycosylase domain-containing protein has translation MMVAGLGLALMGPAGPAFAQTGNDAIVAARDAFGKRDTVKLAQMRGAAMMERHPLAMWVDYWQLNSRLYAASLDEVEAFYRRWSGTYVEDRLRNDWLLELGRRREWKALAADYPRFRMNDDREVTCYALLADHLDGKDVRSAGRAAWFAQREGDDGCNLLATSLYEAKQLKDDDVWRRARLSVDANKPRAVRQAATLISAKAGDDAGALLDRPERFLAQANPRNRTERELATLALMRLAANDPDAAASSLRGKWENLLPAELGAWAWAAVAKQAAIKLLPDASDHYQRAALMAGKAAVEIDWADETLAWKARAALRANNGKPRWQQVVQAINAMAPAEQRDPTWVYWKARALKAIAPDSSDPQAISAQAQEMLGSIAGQLSFYGALAAEELGRPITLPEPPAPLTDAERQAAAREPGLQRALQLIAIGLRNEGVREWNFTLRGMDDRALIAAAQLACDKEVWDRCINTSDRTRGEIHLAQRYPTPFKREVQARAKEIGLDAAYVYGLIRQESRFIMDARSHVGASGLMQIMPATARWTARKIGLPFSQDMIADRDTNLKLGTQYLRLVLEDFEGSELLAAAAYNAGPSRPRRWREGPVLEAAIWAENVPFNETRDYVKKVLSNAIFYSALLNAPAPAPSGASAPQPAQAPSLKARLGRMVGPRLASAPTSNGELP, from the coding sequence ATGATGGTCGCGGGGCTGGGGCTTGCCCTCATGGGGCCGGCCGGCCCGGCCTTTGCGCAGACCGGCAACGACGCGATCGTCGCTGCCCGCGACGCCTTCGGCAAACGCGACACCGTGAAGCTGGCCCAGATGCGCGGCGCCGCGATGATGGAGCGCCACCCGCTCGCGATGTGGGTCGACTACTGGCAGCTCAACAGCCGCCTCTACGCCGCCTCGCTCGACGAGGTGGAGGCCTTCTACCGCCGCTGGAGCGGCACCTACGTCGAAGACCGCCTGCGCAACGACTGGCTGCTCGAGCTCGGCCGCCGCCGCGAATGGAAGGCGCTCGCCGCCGACTACCCGCGCTTTCGCATGAACGACGACCGCGAGGTCACCTGCTACGCGCTGCTGGCCGACCACCTCGACGGCAAGGACGTGCGCAGCGCCGGCCGTGCCGCCTGGTTCGCCCAGCGCGAAGGCGACGACGGCTGCAACCTGCTCGCCACCTCGTTGTACGAGGCCAAGCAGCTGAAGGACGACGACGTATGGCGCCGCGCCCGCCTCTCGGTCGACGCCAACAAGCCGCGCGCCGTGCGCCAGGCGGCCACGCTCATCAGCGCGAAAGCGGGCGACGATGCCGGTGCCCTGCTCGACAGGCCCGAGCGTTTCCTCGCGCAGGCCAACCCGCGCAACCGCACCGAGCGCGAGCTCGCCACGCTCGCCCTGATGCGCCTGGCGGCGAACGACCCCGATGCCGCCGCCAGCAGCCTGCGCGGCAAATGGGAAAACCTGCTGCCCGCCGAGCTGGGCGCCTGGGCCTGGGCCGCGGTCGCCAAGCAGGCCGCGATCAAGCTGCTGCCCGATGCGTCGGACCACTACCAGCGCGCCGCGCTGATGGCCGGCAAGGCCGCGGTCGAGATCGACTGGGCCGACGAGACGCTCGCCTGGAAGGCCCGCGCCGCCCTGCGCGCCAACAACGGCAAGCCGCGCTGGCAGCAGGTGGTGCAGGCCATCAACGCGATGGCGCCCGCCGAGCAGCGTGACCCCACCTGGGTCTACTGGAAGGCGCGTGCGCTCAAGGCCATCGCCCCCGATTCGAGCGATCCGCAGGCCATAAGCGCACAGGCGCAGGAGATGCTCGGCAGCATCGCCGGCCAGCTGAGCTTCTACGGCGCGCTTGCGGCCGAAGAGCTGGGCCGCCCCATCACGCTGCCCGAGCCGCCGGCGCCGCTCACCGACGCGGAGCGCCAGGCCGCCGCGCGCGAGCCGGGCCTGCAGCGTGCGCTGCAGCTCATCGCCATCGGCCTGCGCAACGAAGGCGTGCGCGAATGGAACTTCACCCTGCGCGGCATGGACGACCGCGCGCTCATCGCCGCCGCCCAGCTCGCGTGCGACAAGGAGGTGTGGGACCGCTGCATCAACACCAGCGACCGCACGCGCGGCGAGATCCACCTCGCGCAGCGCTACCCCACCCCCTTCAAGCGCGAGGTGCAGGCGCGTGCGAAGGAGATCGGGCTTGATGCGGCCTACGTGTACGGCCTCATCCGCCAGGAGTCGCGCTTCATCATGGACGCGCGCTCCCACGTGGGCGCCTCGGGCCTGATGCAGATCATGCCGGCCACCGCCCGCTGGACGGCGCGGAAGATCGGCCTGCCCTTCTCGCAGGACATGATCGCCGACCGCGACACCAACCTGAAGCTCGGCACCCAGTACCTGCGCCTGGTGCTCGAAGACTTCGAAGGCTCCGAGCTGCTGGCCGCCGCGGCCTACAACGCCGGCCCGAGCCGCCCGCGCCGCTGGCGCGAAGGTCCGGTGCTCGAAGCCGCCATCTGGGCCGAGAACGTGCCCTTCAACGAGACGCGCGACTACGTGAAGAAGGTGCTGTCCAACGCCATCTTCTACTCGGCCCTGCTCAACGCACCGGCCCCCGCGCCGTCCGGCGCCTCGGCACCTCAGCCGGCGCAGGCCCCCTCGCTCAAGGCACGCCTGGGCCGCATGGTCGGCCCGCGGCTCGCGTCGGCGCCCACCAGCAACGGGGAGCTGCCGTGA
- a CDS encoding 5-formyltetrahydrofolate cyclo-ligase, which produces MSDPSRPTRPALRAQLLAARERFAASAEVSAAVAAITRELGQVIDHLEPECLGLYWAMRSEFNAASLWSDDSDATTFSLALPFAQRAARQMHYRLWDGQAPRLVDECGIATSDGDKVVPDVVLVPCVGFTAGGYRLGYGGGYFDRWLAAHPHVTAVGVAWSVGLVADADFTPEPHDQPLAFVVTEKGVV; this is translated from the coding sequence GTGTCTGATCCATCCCGCCCCACCCGCCCCGCGCTGCGCGCGCAACTGCTGGCTGCCCGCGAACGATTCGCCGCATCGGCAGAAGTTTCAGCGGCCGTCGCGGCCATCACGCGGGAGTTGGGGCAGGTCATCGACCACCTGGAGCCCGAGTGCCTGGGCCTGTACTGGGCGATGCGATCGGAATTTAACGCAGCATCCCTGTGGAGCGACGACAGCGACGCCACCACCTTCTCGCTGGCGTTGCCTTTCGCACAGCGCGCCGCGCGTCAGATGCACTACCGGCTGTGGGACGGGCAGGCGCCGCGCCTCGTGGACGAGTGCGGCATCGCCACGAGCGATGGCGACAAGGTGGTGCCCGACGTGGTGCTGGTGCCGTGTGTCGGCTTCACCGCGGGCGGGTATCGCCTCGGCTACGGCGGGGGGTATTTCGACCGCTGGCTGGCCGCACATCCGCACGTCACGGCGGTGGGCGTGGCCTGGTCGGTCGGGCTCGTGGCCGACGCCGACTTCACGCCCGAGCCGCACGACCAGCCGCTCGCGTTCGTGGTCACCGAGAAAGGCGTGGTCTAA
- a CDS encoding LysR family transcriptional regulator, which translates to MNNFRRRPLFVGPIRTFEAVARHLSFRAAADELSLTQSAVSRQIQSLEEDLGATLLIRGTRKVELTNDGASFLRALAPSLTRIDTTVQQIRQAQGRRVVSVNTFASFASMWLIPQMEAFQREHPEIDIRVQATDTLANPLDPEFDLILRYTGHQRAPAGAQRLFGEVVTPVISPWLAEQIRQGASPPLSKPEHIAHYTVTEEDDHRHGSEYLSWGYWLAQQGAPKTQPRRWLYLNYTYQQIQAAMAGQGVALARLPLVAEQLERGDLVEPFGPQGRIATPLAYWLIASPQARDRQEVEEFCRWVETRAEQTRAALGER; encoded by the coding sequence ATGAACAACTTCCGCCGCCGCCCGCTCTTCGTGGGCCCGATCCGCACCTTCGAGGCCGTGGCCCGGCACCTGAGCTTTCGCGCCGCCGCCGACGAGCTGAGCCTCACCCAGTCGGCGGTGAGCCGGCAGATCCAGTCGCTGGAAGAAGACCTGGGCGCCACGCTGCTGATCCGCGGCACGCGCAAGGTCGAGCTCACGAACGACGGCGCCAGCTTCCTGCGCGCGCTGGCGCCCAGCCTCACGCGCATCGACACCACGGTGCAGCAGATCCGCCAGGCGCAGGGGCGGCGGGTGGTGAGCGTGAACACCTTTGCCTCGTTCGCCTCGATGTGGCTGATCCCGCAGATGGAAGCCTTCCAGCGCGAGCACCCCGAGATCGACATCCGCGTGCAGGCCACCGACACGCTCGCCAACCCGCTCGACCCGGAGTTCGACCTGATCCTGCGCTACACCGGCCACCAGCGCGCACCGGCCGGGGCGCAGCGGCTCTTCGGCGAGGTGGTCACGCCCGTCATCAGCCCGTGGCTCGCGGAGCAGATCCGCCAGGGTGCGTCACCACCGCTCAGCAAGCCCGAACACATCGCGCACTACACCGTGACCGAGGAAGACGACCACCGCCACGGCTCCGAGTACCTGAGCTGGGGCTACTGGCTCGCGCAGCAGGGTGCGCCCAAGACGCAGCCGCGCCGCTGGCTCTACCTCAACTACACCTACCAGCAGATCCAGGCGGCGATGGCCGGCCAGGGCGTGGCGCTCGCACGCCTGCCGCTGGTGGCCGAGCAACTGGAGCGCGGCGACCTGGTCGAGCCCTTCGGCCCGCAGGGCCGCATCGCCACGCCGCTCGCCTACTGGCTCATCGCCTCGCCGCAGGCACGCGACCGGCAGGAGGTGGAGGAGTTCTGCCGCTGGGTGGAGACGCGCGCGGAACAGACGCGCGCCGCGCTGGGCGAGCGTTAG
- a CDS encoding DUF2917 domain-containing protein has translation MTQATMTISQQSGSAEWTLPVGEALRLDIGPGARELRVTQGRLWLTRDGAADEPAEDVWLSAGDTIALDSGSEWVIEGWGETSFQLLVPPQACPTFARRLSASTRASSSLARLSFWRPAPALG, from the coding sequence ATGACCCAGGCAACGATGACAATTTCGCAACAGTCCGGTTCTGCGGAATGGACCCTGCCCGTGGGCGAGGCCCTGCGCCTGGACATCGGCCCCGGCGCCCGCGAACTGCGCGTCACCCAGGGCCGCCTCTGGCTCACCCGCGATGGCGCCGCCGACGAGCCGGCCGAAGACGTCTGGCTGTCGGCGGGCGACACCATCGCGCTCGACTCGGGCAGCGAGTGGGTGATCGAAGGCTGGGGCGAGACGAGCTTCCAGCTGCTGGTGCCGCCGCAGGCCTGCCCCACGTTCGCGAGAAGGCTCAGCGCTTCGACGCGGGCTTCTTCTTCGCTGGCGCGGCTTTCGTTCTGGCGGCCGGCGCCGGCGCTGGGCTGA
- a CDS encoding TfoX/Sxy family protein yields the protein MSSSPEFAAHCLELLSPLGPTTSRRMFGGHGFYVDGLFIGMAAAERLYLKVDDESRPRFEAAGCEPFDFDTKDGKRVVLGFWTAPDDALESPMLMLPWGRMAMQAALKALNAKKPAKKAAARKATARKTRLSPAPAPAARTKAAPAKKKPASKR from the coding sequence ATGTCCTCGTCACCCGAATTCGCCGCGCACTGCCTCGAACTGCTGAGCCCGCTCGGGCCGACGACCTCTCGCCGCATGTTCGGCGGCCACGGTTTCTACGTCGATGGCCTCTTCATCGGCATGGCCGCTGCGGAGCGGCTCTACCTGAAGGTGGACGATGAGTCCCGGCCCCGGTTCGAGGCGGCGGGCTGCGAGCCCTTCGACTTCGACACCAAGGACGGCAAGCGCGTGGTGCTCGGTTTCTGGACCGCACCCGACGACGCCCTCGAGTCGCCGATGCTGATGCTGCCCTGGGGGCGCATGGCGATGCAGGCGGCGCTCAAGGCCCTCAACGCCAAGAAGCCGGCGAAGAAGGCGGCGGCCCGGAAGGCCACCGCCCGCAAGACCCGGCTCAGCCCAGCGCCGGCGCCGGCCGCCAGAACGAAAGCCGCGCCAGCGAAGAAGAAGCCCGCGTCGAAGCGCTGA
- a CDS encoding sensor histidine kinase gives MTRWKAWLTPGSRSLHRHLLLWLLLPQLVLWMAAAIFTYKLAERYANQAIDASLSTASRALARQVKPSGSGLYIDFPRAAQDVIEADPDDRLYYKVSSPPGEFILGNSQMPAPAGIPHPQLNQPYLYDGTLHDRYNDKPGERVGTPGAEAGRDINVRVVALYLAYGEPGRPQTLLVQVAKSRASREELAQQILIDTALPLSLLIVLMSAIVWGGIRGGLAPLARLRALVEARAINDLTPIKLEAAPEEVKSLALALNTLLAEVRESVHAQNRFISDAAHQLRTPLAGLKSQTELALASTTVATDPELRARLKLVHESATRSAHLVSQLLALARAEPEAAAAQSRTRFDLQRLAREVAAEQVPRALAAGIDLGSEDAEAPLPVTGNAMLIREALVNIVDNAIRYAGRGASVTVSAHAEGHEAVLTVEDTGPGVPESEHERIFQRFVRATHEGNGCGLGLAIVKEIVERSHGQVTLESVKPHGLRVVVRFPLAAGATTAAVSGAGKGG, from the coding sequence GTGACCCGCTGGAAAGCCTGGCTCACCCCGGGCAGCCGATCGCTGCACCGCCACCTGCTGCTGTGGCTGCTGCTGCCCCAGCTCGTGCTGTGGATGGCCGCGGCCATCTTCACCTACAAGCTCGCCGAGCGTTATGCCAACCAGGCGATCGACGCCAGCCTGTCCACCGCCTCGCGCGCGCTCGCGCGGCAGGTGAAGCCGAGCGGCAGCGGGCTCTACATCGACTTCCCGCGCGCCGCGCAGGACGTGATCGAGGCCGACCCCGACGACCGGCTCTACTACAAGGTGAGCTCGCCGCCAGGCGAGTTCATCCTGGGCAACAGCCAGATGCCGGCGCCGGCGGGCATCCCCCACCCGCAGCTCAACCAGCCCTACCTCTACGACGGCACGCTCCACGACCGCTACAACGACAAGCCGGGCGAGCGGGTGGGCACCCCCGGCGCCGAGGCGGGCCGCGACATCAACGTGCGCGTGGTCGCGCTCTACCTCGCGTATGGCGAGCCGGGCAGGCCGCAGACGCTGCTGGTGCAGGTGGCCAAGAGCCGCGCGAGCCGCGAAGAGCTGGCGCAGCAGATCCTGATCGACACCGCCCTGCCCCTGTCGCTGCTGATCGTGCTGATGTCGGCAATTGTGTGGGGCGGCATCCGGGGTGGCCTGGCCCCGCTTGCGCGCCTGCGCGCGCTGGTGGAAGCGCGCGCGATCAACGACCTCACGCCGATCAAGCTGGAAGCGGCGCCGGAGGAAGTGAAAAGCCTCGCCCTTGCGCTCAACACGCTGCTGGCCGAGGTGCGCGAGAGCGTGCACGCGCAGAACCGCTTCATCAGCGATGCGGCCCACCAGTTGCGCACGCCGCTGGCGGGCCTGAAGAGCCAGACCGAGCTGGCGCTCGCGAGCACCACGGTCGCGACCGACCCCGAACTGCGCGCGCGGCTCAAGCTCGTGCACGAGAGCGCCACCCGCAGCGCCCACCTCGTGAGCCAGTTGCTCGCGCTGGCCCGCGCGGAGCCGGAGGCGGCCGCCGCGCAGTCACGCACCCGCTTCGACCTGCAGCGCTTGGCGCGCGAGGTGGCGGCCGAGCAGGTGCCACGCGCGCTGGCCGCCGGCATCGACCTCGGCAGCGAGGACGCCGAGGCACCCCTGCCGGTGACGGGCAACGCGATGCTGATCCGCGAGGCGCTGGTCAACATCGTCGACAACGCCATCCGATACGCCGGGCGTGGTGCGAGTGTCACGGTCAGCGCGCATGCCGAAGGCCACGAGGCCGTGCTGACGGTGGAAGACACCGGCCCCGGCGTGCCCGAGAGCGAGCACGAGCGCATCTTCCAGCGCTTCGTGCGCGCCACGCACGAAGGCAACGGCTGCGGCCTGGGCCTTGCGATCGTGAAGGAGATCGTCGAGCGCAGCCACGGGCAGGTGACGCTGGAATCGGTGAAGCCGCACGGGCTGCGGGTGGTGGTGCGCTTCCCGTTGGCCGCGGGAGCGACCACCGCCGCGGTGTCAGGGGCTGGCAAGGGCGGCTGA
- a CDS encoding response regulator transcription factor, producing MKLLLAEDDTILADALTANLKGCGFEVEVAENGAVAEYLLLKHDFDLGVLDLGLPLVDGLSVLKKVRAAKPALPMMVLTAWDGMEQRVAGLNAGADDYLTKPFDFPELEARIRALLRRAHGATTAAAPQQAGLLRFDREARRASIDKTPVDLSPREWTLLDLLLTQRDKVVTKEQIVQGWTGDTSEQTPGAIEVYIHRLRRKLEGSKVSIRTVRGLGYLLETETP from the coding sequence ATGAAGCTCCTGCTCGCCGAAGACGACACCATCCTCGCGGATGCGCTCACTGCTAACCTCAAGGGCTGCGGCTTCGAGGTCGAAGTGGCCGAGAACGGCGCCGTCGCCGAGTACCTGCTGCTCAAGCACGACTTCGACCTCGGCGTGCTCGACCTCGGCCTGCCGCTCGTCGATGGCCTCAGCGTGCTGAAGAAGGTGCGCGCCGCCAAGCCGGCACTGCCGATGATGGTGCTCACCGCGTGGGACGGCATGGAGCAGCGCGTCGCCGGCCTGAACGCCGGTGCCGACGACTACCTCACCAAGCCCTTCGACTTCCCCGAGCTCGAGGCCCGCATCCGCGCCCTGCTGCGCCGTGCGCACGGTGCCACCACCGCGGCTGCGCCCCAGCAGGCCGGCCTCCTGCGCTTCGACCGCGAAGCCCGCCGCGCGAGCATCGACAAGACCCCGGTCGACCTGTCGCCGCGCGAGTGGACGCTGCTCGACCTGCTGCTGACGCAGCGCGACAAGGTCGTGACCAAAGAGCAGATCGTGCAAGGCTGGACCGGCGACACCAGCGAGCAGACGCCCGGCGCCATCGAGGTCTACATCCACCGCCTGCGGCGCAAGCTCGAAGGCTCGAAGGTGTCGATCCGCACGGTGCGCGGCCTGGGTTATCTGCTCGAAACAGAGACGCCTTAA
- a CDS encoding carbohydrate porin, translating into MTALRTFAPSTLALAAALATTFVAGSAHAVDFGGYFRAGPGATKKDASRACYGLNGPGLKYRLGNECDFYGEFLLSHTGKVEEVEYKAHLMTNLYNGGTDTEDEKVGINQMYVEGKGFDIAPNTSFWIGKRFYQRADVHIVDTFYTNLSGVGAGADGIVDIAGGKLNLAFFRTDNDNRPGSRVNLTLAGMEVNPGGKLTAVGTFTKGHFSADTSAVPPEAAGTNGFGLSLQHTQAVGANITNNLWLQYAQGSAGLDGNFGDLTAPSGSRGLRVVESVNWQMGPFGGQAQAMFQQDKADGGAKTNSATVGGRVSYAVSKHLKLLAEAAYSQKKPDGSATQKLSKLTVGPALSTGPGFFTRPELRLYVTSAKWNAAANAAAGTGGVTGIGDGKTSGTSYGAQVEVWF; encoded by the coding sequence ATGACAGCCCTCCGCACCTTTGCGCCCAGCACCCTGGCGCTGGCCGCCGCGCTTGCCACCACCTTCGTGGCCGGCTCCGCCCACGCCGTCGACTTCGGCGGCTACTTCCGCGCCGGCCCCGGCGCCACCAAGAAGGACGCGTCCCGCGCCTGCTACGGCCTGAATGGCCCCGGCCTCAAGTACCGCCTCGGCAACGAGTGCGACTTCTACGGTGAATTCCTGCTGAGCCACACCGGCAAGGTGGAGGAGGTGGAATACAAGGCCCACCTGATGACCAACCTCTACAACGGTGGCACCGACACCGAAGACGAGAAGGTCGGCATCAACCAGATGTACGTGGAAGGCAAGGGCTTCGACATTGCCCCCAACACCAGCTTCTGGATCGGCAAGCGCTTCTACCAGCGTGCCGACGTGCACATCGTCGACACGTTCTACACCAACCTGTCGGGCGTGGGCGCGGGTGCCGACGGCATCGTCGACATCGCCGGCGGCAAGCTGAACCTGGCCTTCTTCCGCACGGACAACGACAACCGCCCCGGCTCGCGGGTCAACCTGACGCTGGCCGGCATGGAGGTGAATCCGGGCGGCAAGCTGACGGCGGTCGGCACCTTCACCAAGGGCCACTTCAGCGCCGACACCTCCGCCGTGCCGCCGGAAGCCGCCGGCACCAACGGTTTCGGCCTGAGCCTGCAGCACACGCAGGCGGTCGGCGCCAACATCACCAACAACCTGTGGCTGCAGTACGCGCAAGGGTCTGCCGGCCTGGACGGCAACTTCGGCGACCTGACCGCACCGTCGGGGTCACGTGGCCTGCGCGTGGTGGAAAGCGTCAACTGGCAGATGGGCCCCTTCGGCGGCCAGGCCCAGGCGATGTTCCAGCAGGACAAGGCCGATGGCGGCGCGAAGACGAACTCGGCCACGGTCGGCGGCCGCGTGTCGTATGCCGTGAGCAAGCACCTGAAGCTGCTGGCCGAAGCGGCCTACTCGCAGAAGAAGCCGGACGGCTCGGCCACCCAGAAGCTGTCCAAGCTGACCGTCGGCCCGGCGCTGTCGACCGGCCCCGGCTTCTTCACCCGCCCCGAGCTGCGCCTCTACGTGACCTCGGCCAAGTGGAACGCCGCCGCCAACGCAGCGGCCGGCACCGGTGGCGTCACCGGCATTGGCGACGGAAAGACGAGTGGCACCAGCTACGGCGCGCAAGTCGAAGTCTGGTTCTGA